A single Meles meles chromosome 20, mMelMel3.1 paternal haplotype, whole genome shotgun sequence DNA region contains:
- the ZGLP1 gene encoding GATA-type zinc finger protein 1, with protein MEAEPVPDFSKLQELLAPPCLDPKPPRASPAQQAPRTPGCPRPNGRSFWPARQDSVTTLRFVQETAEGLMQPPARDTQALGPCWEPKALETLGPSPLARDAKNMLVPVSQPCCSSGPPEPPPAPSALPQRKPRKQSKPHPGAEKVDPRFEGVTLKFQLKPDSSLQITPSYSLACSSRSQGPSPGPAGGPEANSGGGEALGPRCCASCRTQRTPLWRDAEDGTPLCNACGIRYKKYGTRCSSCWLVPRKSVQPKKLCGRCGLSLGPHQGPTQEG; from the exons ATGGAGGCCGAACCCGTCCCAGACTTCTCGAAGCTGCAAGAGCTCCTGGCGCCGCCGTGTCTGGACCCTAAGCCGCCCCGGGCGTCCCCCGCTCAGCAGGCACCAAGGACCCCAGGATGCCCCAGACCCAATGGCAG GTCCTTCTGGCCTGCACGCCAGGACTCGGTCACCACCCTGCGTTTCGTCCAAGAAACAGCAGAGGGGCTGATGCAGCCCCCTGCCCGGGACACCCAAGCCCTCGGGCCCTGTTGggagccaaaggccttggagactCTGGGACCCTCGCCTCTGGCAAGGGATGCCAAGAACATGCTGGTCCCAGTCAGCCAGCCATGCTGCAGCTCGGGGCCCCCGGAGCCTCCCCCGGCCCCCTCAGCCCTACCCCAGAGGAAGCCCCGGAAGCAGTCAAAGCCCCACCCAGGTGCTGAGAAAGTGGACCCCCGCTTCGAGGGGGTGACCCTGAAGTTTCAGCTAAAGCCGGATTCCAGCCTACAGATCACACCCAGCTACAG CCTGGCCTGCAGTAGCCGCTCTCAGGGTCCCTCTCCAGGCCCTGCCGGAGGTCCTGAGGCCAACTCGGGAGGCGGCGAGGCCCTCG GGCCCCGGTGCTGTGCTTCCTGTAGGACCCAAAGGACCCCCCTCTGGAGAGATGCTGAAGATGGGACCCCTCTCTGCAATGCCTGTGGTATCAG GTACAAGAAATACGGCACCCGCTGCTCCAGCTGCTGGCTGGTGCCCAGGAAAAGTGTGCAGCCCAAGAAGTTATGTGGCAGATGCGGGCTGTCCCTGGGCCCCCACCAAGGCCCGACTCAAGAAGGGTAA
- the FDX2 gene encoding ferredoxin-2, mitochondrial isoform X1 has protein sequence MPVMAASVARGGVSAGFLLRAARGAWWSRPGGSWGSGEAAAPVTARRFRATGSRPAGEEEAGGPDRPGDVVNVVFVDRSGQRIPVSGRVGDNVLHLAQRHGVDLEGACEASLACSTCHVYVSEDHLDLLPPPDEREDDMLDMAPLLQENSRLGCQIVLTPELEGAEFTLPKITRNFYVDGHVPKPH, from the exons ATGCCTGTCATGGCCGCCTCCGTGGCCCGGGGAGGCGTGAGTGCTGGATTTCTGCTGCGGGCGGCCAGGGGAGCCTGGTGGAGCCggcctgggggctcctgggggtcTGGGGAGGCAGCGGCGCCAGTGACAGCCAGAAGATTCCGAGCGACAG GCTCGCGCCCGGCGGGGGAAGAAGAAGCTGGCGGCCCTGACCGGCCCGGGGACGT GGTGAACGTGGTGTTCGTAGACCGGTCAGGCCAGCGGATTCCGGTGAGCGGCAGAGTGGGGGACAATGTCCTGCATCTGGCCCAGCGCCATGGAGTGGACCTGGAAG GGGCCTGTGAAGCTTCCCTGGCCTGCTCTACCTGCCACGTGTACGTGAGCGAGGACCACCTGGACCTTCTGCCTCCTCCCGATGAGAG GGAGGACGACATGCTGGACATGGCCCCCCTTCTTCAGGAGAACTCCCGGCTGGGTTGCCAAATCGTGCTGACTCCTGAGCTGGAAGGGGCCGAATTCACGCTGCCAAAGATCACCAGGAACTTCTACGTGGACGGCCACGTCCCCAAGCCCCACTGA
- the FDX2 gene encoding ferredoxin-2, mitochondrial isoform X2: MPVMAASVARGGVSAGFLLRAARGAWWSRPGGSWGSGEAAAPVTARRFRATGSRPAGEEEAGGPDRPGDVVNVVFVDRSGQRIPVSGRVGDNVLHLAQRHGVDLEAKFIPASRLLHFLLQTSEVLSHQNFWLHLILWVIFLTISSPQPS, encoded by the exons ATGCCTGTCATGGCCGCCTCCGTGGCCCGGGGAGGCGTGAGTGCTGGATTTCTGCTGCGGGCGGCCAGGGGAGCCTGGTGGAGCCggcctgggggctcctgggggtcTGGGGAGGCAGCGGCGCCAGTGACAGCCAGAAGATTCCGAGCGACAG GCTCGCGCCCGGCGGGGGAAGAAGAAGCTGGCGGCCCTGACCGGCCCGGGGACGT GGTGAACGTGGTGTTCGTAGACCGGTCAGGCCAGCGGATTCCGGTGAGCGGCAGAGTGGGGGACAATGTCCTGCATCTGGCCCAGCGCCATGGAGTGGACCTGGAAG CCAAGTTCATTCCTGCCTCCCGGCTTTTGCATTTCCTGCTCCAGACATCTGAAGTACTTTCCCACCAGAACTTCTGGCTCCACCTCATCCTTTGGGTCATATTCCTGACAATCTCATCCCCTCAGCCCAGCtga